A genomic segment from Actinomadura hallensis encodes:
- a CDS encoding MerR family transcriptional regulator: protein MELTVDELASRAGVTVRTVRFYAGRGLLPPPRLRGRTGLYGAVHLARLELVRELQSLGLTLAAIEKHLKKIPLDAPAEDLALQRALLSPWAPERPEDLDRDELDRRAGRHLDDDMLERLEALGVIEPLPEGRSRDGARVERVRVVSPALLGVSAELAALPLPLDTLVASHEAVDRHTTALAAELQQVFQDTVVRPYREGGRAPEERERLMEMAGRLKPLMIQSVVASFQRAVDKAIRRSVPD from the coding sequence ATGGAACTGACCGTGGACGAGCTGGCCTCCCGCGCCGGAGTCACCGTCCGGACCGTGCGGTTCTACGCCGGGCGCGGCCTGCTTCCGCCCCCGAGGCTGCGCGGCAGGACGGGCCTGTACGGCGCCGTCCACCTCGCGCGGCTGGAACTCGTCCGGGAGCTGCAGTCGCTCGGCCTCACCCTCGCCGCGATCGAGAAGCACCTGAAGAAGATCCCGCTGGACGCCCCGGCCGAGGACCTCGCGCTCCAGCGCGCGCTGCTGTCGCCCTGGGCGCCCGAACGCCCCGAGGACCTCGACCGCGACGAGCTGGACCGGCGCGCCGGACGGCACCTCGACGACGACATGCTCGAACGCCTGGAGGCCCTCGGCGTCATCGAACCCCTCCCGGAAGGCCGCTCACGGGACGGGGCGAGGGTGGAGCGGGTGCGGGTCGTGAGCCCCGCGCTGCTCGGCGTCTCCGCCGAGCTGGCCGCGCTGCCGCTGCCGCTGGACACGCTGGTCGCCTCCCACGAGGCCGTCGACCGGCACACGACCGCGCTGGCCGCCGAGCTCCAGCAGGTCTTCCAGGACACCGTCGTCCGCCCCTATCGGGAGGGCGGACGCGCCCCCGAGGAGCGCGAGCGGCTCATGGAGATGGCCGGGCGGCTCAAGCCCC
- a CDS encoding acyl-CoA dehydrogenase family protein produces the protein MGRDIYTEEHEAFRDMVRSFIEKEIAPHHEQWEKDGIVSREVWLAAGRQGLLGIDMPEEYGGGGNEDYRYYVILNEELARAGVHGPGFAVHNDINGGYLRQLCTDEQKARWFPGYCSGEIITAIAMTEPAAGSDLQGIKTTAVREGDHYVLNGSKTFISNGILADLVIVVAKTDPSAGAKGVSLLVVERGMEGFERGRNLDKVGMHAQDTAELFFDNVRVPKENLLGEEGMGFIYLMQNLARERLSIGATALAGAETAFEQTLEYCKTREAFGRPIGKFQHNRFTLAEMKTELTVARSFTNDCILKEGEGELSAEEAAMLKYWNTELLKRVVDRCVQLHGGYGYMTEYPIAKAYQDARIQTIFGGTTEIMKEIIGRSLGV, from the coding sequence ATGGGACGGGATATCTACACCGAGGAGCACGAGGCGTTCCGCGACATGGTGCGCTCCTTCATCGAGAAGGAGATCGCCCCTCACCACGAGCAGTGGGAGAAGGACGGGATCGTCTCGCGTGAGGTGTGGCTGGCCGCCGGCCGCCAGGGCCTGCTCGGCATCGACATGCCGGAGGAGTACGGGGGCGGCGGCAACGAAGACTACCGCTACTACGTCATCCTCAACGAGGAGCTGGCCCGGGCGGGCGTGCACGGGCCCGGCTTCGCGGTGCACAACGACATCAACGGCGGCTACCTGCGGCAGCTCTGCACCGACGAGCAGAAGGCCCGCTGGTTCCCCGGGTACTGCTCCGGCGAGATCATCACCGCGATCGCGATGACCGAGCCCGCCGCCGGCTCCGACCTGCAGGGCATCAAGACCACCGCGGTCAGGGAGGGCGACCACTACGTCCTGAACGGCTCGAAGACCTTCATCTCCAACGGCATCCTCGCCGACCTCGTCATCGTCGTCGCCAAGACCGACCCGTCCGCCGGGGCCAAGGGTGTGAGCCTCCTGGTCGTGGAGCGCGGCATGGAGGGCTTCGAGCGCGGCCGCAACCTGGACAAGGTCGGCATGCACGCGCAGGACACCGCCGAGCTGTTCTTCGACAACGTCCGCGTCCCCAAGGAGAACCTCCTCGGCGAGGAGGGCATGGGGTTCATCTACCTCATGCAGAACCTCGCCCGCGAGCGCCTCTCCATCGGCGCCACCGCCCTGGCGGGCGCCGAGACCGCGTTCGAGCAGACCCTCGAGTACTGCAAGACCCGCGAGGCCTTCGGCCGTCCCATCGGCAAGTTCCAGCACAACCGCTTCACCCTCGCCGAGATGAAGACGGAGCTGACCGTCGCCCGCTCCTTCACGAACGACTGCATCCTCAAGGAGGGCGAGGGCGAGCTGTCCGCCGAGGAGGCGGCCATGCTCAAGTACTGGAACACCGAACTGCTCAAGCGGGTCGTGGACCGCTGCGTCCAGCTCCACGGCGGCTACGGCTACATGACCGAGTACCCGATCGCCAAGGCGTACCAGGACGCCCGCATCCAGACCATCTTCGGCGGCACCACCGAGATCATGAAGGAGATCATCGGACGTTCCCTCGGCGTCTGA
- a CDS encoding DUF742 domain-containing protein codes for MATVKEGWPLLYGGWKSYREWADNGFVPKEAPAKRRGRHEGRAAADESGEPDSPRSAAGRASARPAARYPEGTRPRREPAPFYVQHAMPPEREPAPSRDLEPPPPSVRPYVMTSGRTRTRRDLAIHALVSTTGHGHAAANRRLPEQRAICLLCRDPHSVAEVAAALDVPLGVARVLIDDMAHQGLVVVHGLREGGTSLELLGRVLDGLRRL; via the coding sequence ATGGCGACGGTGAAAGAGGGTTGGCCGCTTCTCTACGGGGGCTGGAAGAGCTATCGCGAATGGGCGGACAACGGCTTCGTCCCGAAGGAGGCCCCCGCCAAGCGGCGCGGCAGGCATGAGGGCCGCGCCGCGGCGGACGAGAGCGGGGAGCCCGACAGTCCCCGCTCCGCGGCCGGGCGGGCATCGGCGCGGCCGGCCGCGCGGTATCCGGAGGGCACGCGGCCGCGGCGCGAACCGGCGCCGTTCTACGTGCAGCACGCGATGCCGCCCGAGCGGGAACCGGCCCCGTCCCGGGACCTTGAGCCGCCCCCGCCGTCGGTGCGCCCGTACGTGATGACGTCGGGACGCACCCGCACCCGGCGGGACCTGGCGATCCACGCGCTGGTGTCCACGACCGGGCACGGGCACGCGGCGGCGAACCGCCGGCTGCCGGAGCAGCGGGCGATCTGCCTGCTGTGCCGGGACCCGCACTCGGTCGCGGAGGTCGCGGCGGCGCTGGACGTGCCGCTCGGGGTCGCCCGCGTCCTCATCGACGACATGGCGCACCAGGGTCTCGTCGTGGTGCACGGGCTGCGGGAGGGCGGCACGTCGCTGGAGCTCCTCGGGCGGGTCCTCGACGGGCTCCGGAGACTGTGA
- a CDS encoding potassium channel family protein, protein MAENLPVVVIGLGRFGSALALELARRGTEVLAIDNRPKVVQALAGRLTHVITADATDIDALRELGVDEFYRAVVAIGGDLEASILTTSLLAELEIEEIWAKAVTHQHKRILERIGAHHIVLPEHDMGERVAHLVGGRMLDYVEVDEDFALVKTRPPRELVGVPLGETRLRSKYGVTVVSVKSVGEQFTYATPDTVLQYGDVILVAGPIAKVERLAERA, encoded by the coding sequence TTGGCTGAGAACCTTCCCGTCGTGGTGATCGGCCTCGGCCGGTTCGGCTCGGCGCTGGCGCTGGAGCTGGCCCGGCGCGGCACCGAGGTGCTCGCCATCGACAACCGCCCGAAGGTCGTGCAGGCGCTGGCGGGACGGCTGACGCACGTCATCACCGCCGACGCCACCGACATCGACGCGCTCCGCGAGCTCGGGGTGGACGAGTTCTACCGGGCCGTGGTCGCGATCGGCGGCGACCTGGAGGCCAGCATCCTCACGACCTCGCTGCTGGCGGAGCTGGAGATCGAGGAGATCTGGGCCAAGGCCGTCACCCACCAGCACAAGCGCATCCTGGAGCGGATCGGCGCCCACCACATCGTGCTGCCCGAGCACGACATGGGCGAGCGGGTCGCCCACCTGGTCGGCGGCCGGATGCTCGACTACGTGGAGGTGGACGAGGACTTCGCGCTGGTGAAGACCCGTCCGCCCAGGGAGCTCGTCGGCGTCCCCTTGGGCGAGACTCGTCTGAGGTCCAAGTACGGCGTGACGGTGGTGTCCGTGAAGTCGGTCGGCGAGCAGTTCACCTACGCCACGCCCGACACCGTCCTGCAGTACGGGGACGTCATCCTCGTCGCCGGCCCCATCGCCAAGGTCGAGCGGCTCGCCGAACGCGCCTGA